The Methanoculleus taiwanensis nucleotide sequence GTTCAGGGCCTCGATCGCCTTGTTGACGCTCTCGATGCCTGCCTGGATCTCGTTGTGCGACGACCGCATCGACCCTGCCGTCTTGTCGCTGCTTGCCTGGATCGACCGGATCAGGTTCTCGATATCCTGACTTGCACCCTTCGATTCGCCGGCAAGGTTCCGGATCTCTCCGGCGACGACGGCAAAGCCCCGACCGTGTTCCCCTGCCCTCGCGGCCTCGATAGCGGCGTTCAGTGCGAGCAGGTTCGTCTGGTTGGCGATATCGGTGATCATCTTGACGATGTTGTTGATCTCCCGCATCTGTGCGTTCAGATCGGTGATCTCCTGCACGCTCTGCTCCGAGATCTCCTCCACGTACTGCATCTTCTTCGTGGCGATCTGTCCGAGGGCGGCGGCATCGTTCCCCTCTTTGGCGGCTTTCGCTGCGTGCTCCATGACCTCCTGGGAGGTGCTTGCGATCTCCTCGATCGATGCCGAGAGATCGGTGATCTCCTGGCCTATCTCCTCGATCTTCTCGAGCTGCCGCCGGGCGTCCTCGCTCGACTGCTGCGTGGAGAGCGCCACCTGTTCGGTTGCCCGGATGATCTCGTCCGAGCTCTTGCTCACTTCTTTCGTGGTCTGCTCGACCTGCTCGGCAGCCCTGACCACTTCCTGGAGGAGTGCCCGGATGGCGGATGCGGATGCGTTGTAGTCCTCCTTCACCGTTCTGAGCGGATCGTTCGCTCCTATCGTGACGGATGCCGTCAGGTTTCCTTGAGCCATCGCACTCAGTGCTTCGCCGAGTTCCTCCGCACTCCGGGCGAGGAGTGCATTCTCCTCCTTTGCCGTCTCCATGAGGTGCTGGACCTGCTGCTCCTTCTCCCGCTGCTCGGTCATATCGAGGTAGATGTAGAAGGCGACGTCGATCTTCCCGTGTTTATCGAAGATCGGGATTCCGTAGAGGATGAGATACTTCTTCACGCCGTCAGGCCAGGTGACCAGCATCTCAGTTACGGAGAGTTTTCCGCTCTCATAGCAGGCGTAGAAGTCATTGCCGGAGAGCACCTTGATGTTGAAGTCGGAGAGTTTCTTGGCCATCAACTCGTCGCGGGTGCCCCGCCAGACCTGCTCGTAGGTCTTGTTGATCTCGATCCGTTTCCTCTCGTTATTGAGGACGGCGATGGCGAGCGGATTGTCCTTGATCATCGCTTCGACACGGTGCTGTGCGGCACTGGACTCGTCCATCTTGTCGTGGAGATCCGTCCAGTCGTTCCAGACGTAGAAGGCCATCTCAATCTCGCCGTTCTTATCGAGGATCGGGATGGCGTTCAGGGTCAGGTACTTCCGCACGCCGTCGGGCCATTTGACGCGGACGTTCGTGGTCGCCCGCTTCTTCGTCTCGTAGCAGGCGTAGAAGTGGTCGCCGTCGAGGACTTCGATGTCGTAGTCGTAGAGTTTCTTCCGCATCGTCTCTTCGCGGGTTCCGCGCCACATCCGGACATACTCGTCGTTGATATCGACCCTGCTCTTGTCCGCCCGGAGGACGGCGATGGCGAGCGGGTTCTCCTTGATCATCGTATCGACGCGGTGCTGCACGGCCGTGGTCTCCTCCATCTTGTTGTGGAGATCCGTCCAGTCGTTCCAGACGTAGAAGGCCATCTCGATCTCGCTGTTCTTATCGAGGATCGGGATGGCGTTCAGGGTGAGGTACTTCCGGACGCCGTCGGGCCACTTGACGCGGACGTTCGTGGTCGCCCGCTTCTTCGTCTCGTAGCAGGCGTAGAAGTGGTCGCCACTGAGAACCTCGATGTCGTAGTCGTAGAGTTTTTTGCGGAGCGTCTCTTCGCGGGTTCCGCGCCACATCCGGGCATACTCGTCGTTGATGTCAAGCCGGCTCTTGTCGGCTCTGAGAACCGCAATCGCGAGGGGATTGTCCTTGATCATCGTGTCGTTCCGCTGCTGTACCTTCTTGACCTCCTCCATCTTCTCGTGGAGATCCGTCGTGTCGTTCCAGACGTAGAAGGCCATCTCGATCTCGCCGTTCTTATCGAGGATGGGGATGGCGTTCAGGGTGAGGTACTTCCGCACACCGTCGGGCCACTTGACGCGGACGTTCGTGGTCGCCCGCTTCTTCGTCTCGTAGCAGGCGTAGAAGTGGTCGCCGCTGAGGACCTCGATGTCGTAGTCGTAGAGTTTCTTCCGCATCGTCTCTTCGCGGGTGCCGCGCCACATCCGGACGTACTCGTCGTTGATATCGATCCTGCTCTTGTCCGCCCGGAGGACGGCGATGGCGAGCGGGTTTTCCTTGATCATCGTATCGACGCGGTGCTGCATCCGCCTGATCTCTTCCTCTTCTTTGCGGAGGGTGGTGATGTCGTTGTAGACGTTCAGGAGCGCGGTGAGTTCACCCTTCTCGTCGAGGATGGGTATGCCGTGCTGCTCGAGGGTGTAGATTCCGGAGGGGAACTCGACGACGATCTCTGCAAGCGAACGCTGTCTCTGGACGATGGCTTTCTTGATCCCGTCGCCCGTCTTTGAGAGGATCTTGAAATCGTGAAGCGCCATCGCCATGATCCGTTCGCGCGAGATGCCGCTGAGTTTGACGAAGGCCTCGTTTGTCACGGTCACGGCGAGATCCTTGTCGACGACGAGCATCGGCATCGGGTTCTGCTCGATGAGCACCTCCGCCTGCTTCTGAAGACCGGTGATCTCCGCCATCTGCGCCTTCAGTTCCTCTTCCTCCTCCCGCAGTTTCGTCACGTCGTTGTAGACGATCATGATCCGGTCAAGATCGCCCTTCTCGTCGAGGATGGGGATGCCGTACTGCTCGAGGGTGAACGTGCCGGACGGGAACTCGACGATGACCTCGCCGAACGCTTTCTTCTTCTCGCCTATCACCTTCTTGATCCCCTCGCCCTTCTGCGAGACGATAGTAAAGTCCCGGAGCGCCATCTGCATGACCCGCTCCCGCGGGATACCGGTGAGTTTGATGAAGGCGTCGTTCGTGACCGAGACACGGTACTGCTGATCGACGACGAGCATCGGCATCGGGTTCTGCCGGATGATCTCGTCCGAGTTCCTCCGGAGATTCTCGATCGTCTGCATGCCGTGCTGGATCTCTTCCTCCTCTTCCGCTACCTTCTCAAGGAGCGTGTTGACGGAGGCTGCAAACGGCTTATAATACTCCGGAATGCCCGCAAGATCGATTCGCGCGGAGAAGTCTCCGCCAATTGCCGCCTGCAGTGCCGTCTCGACCGCCGCCGGCATCTCTGCAGGCGCTCCCGCCTGCGGCACTCCGTTCGCGCCGGGAGAGATGGCTCCGGTAAACAGCGCTTTTCTTCCTGGTTTGTCAGTCATACTCATTCCTCCTCTCTTTCCTTCTCCGGGGCATCAGCCCCAGTTCTTAATGGCGGACGCAATGGTGCGGTACGTCTCCGCGGCGTCGCTATCGGGTGCGTAATGCGATATGGGAAGTCCCCGCTGCTGCGTCTCGTAGATCCGCGGCGAGTACGGGACGGTGAAGACCTGCTTGAACTGGTTTTTGACCTCGTTTTCGAGGGCTACCAGCCGTTCCCGCTCTTTTTCGTCGTCTGGAGACGAGCGGGGGCCGAAGAGACGCTTGATGAATAC carries:
- a CDS encoding methyl-accepting chemotaxis protein, producing the protein MTDKPGRKALFTGAISPGANGVPQAGAPAEMPAAVETALQAAIGGDFSARIDLAGIPEYYKPFAASVNTLLEKVAEEEEEIQHGMQTIENLRRNSDEIIRQNPMPMLVVDQQYRVSVTNDAFIKLTGIPRERVMQMALRDFTIVSQKGEGIKKVIGEKKKAFGEVIVEFPSGTFTLEQYGIPILDEKGDLDRIMIVYNDVTKLREEEEELKAQMAEITGLQKQAEVLIEQNPMPMLVVDKDLAVTVTNEAFVKLSGISRERIMAMALHDFKILSKTGDGIKKAIVQRQRSLAEIVVEFPSGIYTLEQHGIPILDEKGELTALLNVYNDITTLRKEEEEIRRMQHRVDTMIKENPLAIAVLRADKSRIDINDEYVRMWRGTREETMRKKLYDYDIEVLSGDHFYACYETKKRATTNVRVKWPDGVRKYLTLNAIPILDKNGEIEMAFYVWNDTTDLHEKMEEVKKVQQRNDTMIKDNPLAIAVLRADKSRLDINDEYARMWRGTREETLRKKLYDYDIEVLSGDHFYACYETKKRATTNVRVKWPDGVRKYLTLNAIPILDKNSEIEMAFYVWNDWTDLHNKMEETTAVQHRVDTMIKENPLAIAVLRADKSRVDINDEYVRMWRGTREETMRKKLYDYDIEVLDGDHFYACYETKKRATTNVRVKWPDGVRKYLTLNAIPILDKNGEIEMAFYVWNDWTDLHDKMDESSAAQHRVEAMIKDNPLAIAVLNNERKRIEINKTYEQVWRGTRDELMAKKLSDFNIKVLSGNDFYACYESGKLSVTEMLVTWPDGVKKYLILYGIPIFDKHGKIDVAFYIYLDMTEQREKEQQVQHLMETAKEENALLARSAEELGEALSAMAQGNLTASVTIGANDPLRTVKEDYNASASAIRALLQEVVRAAEQVEQTTKEVSKSSDEIIRATEQVALSTQQSSEDARRQLEKIEEIGQEITDLSASIEEIASTSQEVMEHAAKAAKEGNDAAALGQIATKKMQYVEEISEQSVQEITDLNAQMREINNIVKMITDIANQTNLLALNAAIEAARAGEHGRGFAVVAGEIRNLAGESKGASQDIENLIRSIQASSDKTAGSMRSSHNEIQAGIESVNKAIEALNRIIDEAEVVAHGITEITKASEDQANSTNHVMQSMEDSTQMTKENMGRTEDMAALAEEVSASTQEVGSASHELAAMTEQLKKMMERFRLN